In Dehalococcoidales bacterium, the DNA window CCACTGGGACCGGAGGGTCCCGTCGCTCCCGTTGTACCTGTGCCAGCCGGACCAGAGGGTCCGCTTGGGCCAGCAGGTCCTGTAGCGCCGGTAGGTCCTGAGGGACCGGAGGAACCAACGCCAGCAGTCTCTAATGTGTTTATAGCGTCGGTGATATCGTCAAGATGTTCCGCAGTGATATTTAATGACACCTGCATGCCGGCAGCGTGTGAGGCTGCCGTAGTTCCCTGTTGTGCCCTTGTGACCGTTAAGGTATCACTACTGCGGGAAGTGCATAAAACTATTTCGTCCTGACAGGTTACCCAGAACTCACCGGATGAAGGGAACCTTGCCCCGTGCCCGGATTGCAGCACCCATGAAGTATCATCAGAATCAACTGCTGTAAGAAGTGTAGAGTATGCTCTATTCTTTACTTCTTTGAATGTAGTCATTTAATATCTCCGTAACCAGTCCATATCCGTTCGTTCCTGATACCACCCCTTGTCAAATAAGTCATATACCTTACTAAAATATTCCTGATACATCTTCGAGATACGTTCTATCGAGTAGTTATCAGAGGCGTATTTCCGGCAATCCTCAGGATCGATGTTGTCAATATGGTTAGCCGCCCAGATGAAATCTCCCATCGTTCTACAGCGATACCCCACTTCCCCATGCTTTACGATCTCAGGAAATGAGCCCCAGTCTGTTGTGATTACCGGAGTCCCACATAAAAGAGCTTCAACAACCACTTTACCGAAAGGCTCCATATAGACAGAGGGGATGATTACCGCTTTTGCTTTCCCCATTAAGCGGTTGCGTTCCTCCCTGCCTACTGCCCCTAGATACTCGACATGAGGCTGATTCAGGCCGACACTTGATAGGGATTCCTCTATTCTGTCGGGCCACATCACCTGCCCGATCACCTTTAGCTTGGCCCCAATCCTCTTGGTTAGATCACCGGCGATATGGCAACCTTTTCTTTTAATCAGTCTCCCGCAATAAAGGAAGTAATCCTCTTTGTCTGCTTCAAACTTAAAATCATTAACATCGAAGTAATGAGGTATGACTGCGTAGTACCAGTTGCCATCTGACAGGTTCCATTTCACTGATTGTGCCTTTAATCCGTACAGGTAATGCATCCATGCGTAAGAGGGGAATACCTTATATTTAGCGAAATGTCCCAAGTATCCGACAAAAGGCTCTATCGCCGTGACGTGGGTTTTGTCAGCGACCTCTTGTAACCAGGTTCCGTTAGTTACTAAAAGAAGGTCTTTTGGCTCTTTCCTTTTGTTAATCTCCGCTATGGCATTTTTACGGAAAGTCGTATAGGCTAAGTCATTCCCATTATGTATCCACAACTGTTTATTCGGTTCCCAGTCGCCGTAAGCCTGCTTTTGTACCGCTTCAGTCAGGACGGTAACATTCTCGCTACACTCAGGATTCGACCCTTCTGTTCCATAATGGATAACCTCATGCCCCATGTCGGAGAGCATTTTAGACATCTTGTAAGTTAACTGAGTGAAAGGACATAGCACCCAGTCTTTAGTCGTCTTGGAGTGAGGAAGTCCCAAAAGGTGAAAGCGGAACCTATCCGTCCTTACCGGGAATTTCCGTTTAGTGACCTTTAGTAATTGGCTTTTAAGTCTGCCGAACTGCCTCCGGTAGTAGTTAGCCGGTTCGCATACCTCATAACGATATTCATTCCCTAACTCATGGACGATAAACCTTGACCCCATAAAGGGCATTTCATCGTCATAGTCGTCAAAGAATACCGCCGTATTTTCATGCATTAACCTTTTGACATGATTCCAGTCAGAACGGGTAGTTTCTATTGAATGTCCGCCATCAATGTATATCAAGTCCATCTTCGGCAGAGTGTCAGCTACTTTAGGTAATATTACCCTCGTATCACCCTTAAACAGCCTAGATTTCGATTGTAGTGCGTCTGTTAGGAGTTGAGATACATCGGATTCTTTAGTGATAGTTAAGGGGCTAAATTCTACCTCGGTATCTTCCCTTGTCCGTTCCTCGAATAAATCAAAGCCGTAATAATTTATTTCATTCTCGGGAACTAGCTCGGCGGCGGTCTTAACCATGACTACGGCAGTCTCGCCCTTATAAACGCCAATCTCCATGATGTTACGACAGGGATGCGTTTTCAGATAATCGAATAGAGGCTGATAATGCGTCCTCTCCGGTAGCATCCACTTATCTAAAGCGGTCTTTTTGAAGTCTCTATCAAACAGGTAAATAGACCTTAACCCCTGATAACCGCCCTTGTGCCCCATACCTAGCTTATCGCCGATTACATCAAGGTTAGAATGGAAGTTGAAGTTAGGGAATCCCGGTTGGTTCCATTCTCGCTCGCCTTGATTATTCGGGACTTCAAAAAAAAGGCGTTTGGCCTTGCCCTTAAAAGTAGAGAGTTTATCAAGAGCATTAACATCCTGTTTCATATCATTGTGGATAACTGATAGAAATAGAACGTTGTCCGCTTCAGTTA includes these proteins:
- a CDS encoding glycosyltransferase, producing DCYLGMSLQDRQLKTIGLYESIKEGYKDSPILVWFDDDGFIRLYDGYHRLSILKHLNKDIDVTIETEWQGIDGSKGRDFPLVEVLMKEHPYGEWTYQPVEDRRLDGWNVDRQDSAQRLKYILENLSGETVLDIGCSEGYFSRELAKRGYKVTGVDKSRGLVAVARYMSTIQNLDIEYKVGEWSDLVTEADNVLFLSVIHNDMKQDVNALDKLSTFKGKAKRLFFEVPNNQGEREWNQPGFPNFNFHSNLDVIGDKLGMGHKGGYQGLRSIYLFDRDFKKTALDKWMLPERTHYQPLFDYLKTHPCRNIMEIGVYKGETAVVMVKTAAELVPENEINYYGFDLFEERTREDTEVEFSPLTITKESDVSQLLTDALQSKSRLFKGDTRVILPKVADTLPKMDLIYIDGGHSIETTRSDWNHVKRLMHENTAVFFDDYDDEMPFMGSRFIVHELGNEYRYEVCEPANYYRRQFGRLKSQLLKVTKRKFPVRTDRFRFHLLGLPHSKTTKDWVLCPFTQLTYKMSKMLSDMGHEVIHYGTEGSNPECSENVTVLTEAVQKQAYGDWEPNKQLWIHNGNDLAYTTFRKNAIAEINKRKEPKDLLLVTNGTWLQEVADKTHVTAIEPFVGYLGHFAKYKVFPSYAWMHYLYGLKAQSVKWNLSDGNWYYAVIPHYFDVNDFKFEADKEDYFLYCGRLIKRKGCHIAGDLTKRIGAKLKVIGQVMWPDRIEESLSSVGLNQPHVEYLGAVGREERNRLMGKAKAVIIPSVYMEPFGKVVVEALLCGTPVITTDWGSFPEIVKHGEVGYRCRTMGDFIWAANHIDNIDPEDCRKYASDNYSIERISKMYQEYFSKVYDLFDKGWYQERTDMDWLRRY